One window of the Bradyrhizobium sp. NP1 genome contains the following:
- a CDS encoding tripartite tricarboxylate transporter substrate binding protein — protein MSIRFGAVLLAASCALLALPARAADWKPARPINLIVPWAAGGSTDQITRLVAGEMEKSLGQTIVIVNQPGASGSIGTRSALEAAKDGYTWTAGAAQDLGAYQTLGSLDTSIKDWHLFLSIANVQVIGVNARAPYQNAKELLDAMKAQPGKISVATAGVTSAGHNAMELIAKVTGVKYRHVTYDGGNPAVVATVSGEAEVTTQLAVEQADMIRGKRLRPLATVSDKPLELEGYGKIPPLSDTIPGFTAPTNYFGIFIPKGVPDEVIATVEKVWKENIANNEAVKKYATSRGALFAPSSGEAAQKAVFPAVQANAWLLFDSGKAKVSPDTVGIAKP, from the coding sequence GTGAGCATTCGGTTCGGGGCTGTTCTGTTGGCGGCAAGCTGTGCCCTTCTGGCCTTGCCGGCGCGCGCGGCGGACTGGAAGCCGGCCCGTCCCATCAATCTGATCGTGCCGTGGGCGGCGGGCGGCTCGACCGACCAGATCACCCGGCTGGTGGCCGGCGAGATGGAGAAGTCGCTCGGCCAGACCATCGTGATCGTCAACCAGCCCGGCGCATCGGGGTCGATCGGAACCCGCAGCGCGCTCGAAGCGGCCAAGGACGGCTACACCTGGACGGCGGGCGCCGCGCAGGATCTCGGCGCCTACCAGACGCTGGGCTCGCTCGACACCTCGATCAAGGATTGGCACCTGTTTCTCTCGATCGCCAATGTGCAGGTGATCGGCGTCAATGCGCGCGCGCCCTATCAAAACGCCAAGGAGCTGCTCGACGCCATGAAGGCGCAGCCCGGCAAGATTTCGGTCGCGACCGCCGGCGTCACCTCGGCCGGCCACAATGCGATGGAGCTGATCGCGAAGGTCACCGGCGTGAAATACCGCCATGTCACCTATGACGGCGGCAACCCGGCCGTCGTCGCCACGGTTTCCGGCGAAGCCGAGGTCACCACCCAGCTTGCGGTCGAGCAGGCCGACATGATCCGCGGCAAGCGCTTGAGGCCGCTCGCCACCGTCAGCGACAAGCCGCTGGAGCTGGAAGGCTATGGCAAGATTCCGCCGCTGTCGGACACGATTCCCGGCTTCACCGCGCCGACCAATTATTTCGGCATCTTCATTCCGAAGGGCGTGCCGGACGAGGTGATCGCCACGGTCGAGAAGGTCTGGAAGGAGAACATCGCCAACAACGAGGCGGTGAAGAAGTACGCAACCTCGCGCGGCGCGCTGTTCGCGCCGTCATCCGGCGAGGCGGCGCAAAAGGCCGTGTTCCCCGCCGTGCAGGCCAACGCCTGGCTGCTGTTCGACAGCGGCAAGGCCAAGGTTTCGCCCGACACGGTCGGTATTGCAAAACCCTGA
- a CDS encoding MlaD family protein — translation MRASNVMIGTTTLAAIAVVFVGWLTIQKIRGTQQHSPLRIVFEGGSALGLRKGGAVNFDGIQAGEIRSIKLESPKRVVAEVMLDNAAPLRKDTVAGIEFQGLTGVAAISLVGGAPAAPPVPLDKDGVPVLNANLQDVESIRDSLHNVDRILVNNGTLIRDAMLSFESYTASLKSKGEAIDSIFAKADDAFAGIDRVFNRIDDVLPGMADGRGEELFEKVKTIRELADSFNKRSGVLMEESRRTLLDVSQAANQMAAKLGAPGEAASAPPRRQKRQ, via the coding sequence ATGCGCGCCAGCAATGTGATGATCGGAACCACGACGCTCGCGGCGATCGCCGTGGTTTTCGTCGGCTGGCTGACGATCCAGAAGATCCGCGGCACCCAGCAGCACAGCCCCTTGCGCATCGTGTTCGAGGGTGGCTCGGCGCTGGGCCTGCGCAAGGGTGGCGCCGTCAATTTCGACGGCATCCAGGCCGGCGAAATCCGGTCGATCAAGCTGGAGAGCCCAAAGAGGGTCGTCGCCGAGGTGATGCTGGACAATGCCGCGCCGCTCCGCAAGGACACGGTGGCCGGCATCGAGTTCCAGGGGCTGACCGGGGTCGCCGCGATCTCGCTGGTGGGCGGCGCGCCGGCGGCCCCGCCGGTGCCGCTCGATAAGGACGGCGTGCCGGTGCTGAACGCCAACCTGCAGGATGTCGAATCGATCCGCGACTCCCTGCACAATGTCGACCGCATCCTGGTCAACAACGGCACCCTGATCCGCGACGCCATGCTTTCCTTCGAGAGCTACACGGCTTCGCTGAAGAGCAAGGGCGAGGCGATCGACAGCATCTTCGCCAAGGCCGACGACGCCTTTGCCGGCATCGACCGCGTCTTCAACCGGATCGACGACGTGCTGCCGGGCATGGCCGACGGCCGGGGTGAGGAATTGTTCGAGAAGGTGAAGACGATCCGCGAGCTCGCCGACAGCTTCAACAAGCGCTCGGGCGTGTTGATGGAGGAGAGCCGGCGCACCCTGCTCGACGTCAGCCAGGCCGCCAACCAGATGGCCGCCAAGCTCGGCGCGCCGGGCGAAGCAGCATCCGCGCCGCCGCGGCGGCAGAAGCGGCAGTGA
- a CDS encoding glutathione S-transferase family protein → MTIIITAFERSPDGGKGLARDTRVRWALEEVGQPYEVRLVSFRAMKEPAHLALHPFGQIPTYEEGDLALFETGAIVFHIAEGHAGLLPDDANARARAVTWMFAALNTVEPAILELATARLLEGDKPWSKERLPLVMDRVRDRLKQLSARLGSADWLDGGFSAGDLMMVSVLLRLKSSGILDEYPNLAAYVARGEARPAYKRAFDAQLALYSGKAPTG, encoded by the coding sequence ATGACCATCATCATTACCGCCTTTGAACGGTCACCCGATGGCGGCAAGGGGCTGGCGCGCGATACGCGCGTTCGCTGGGCGCTTGAAGAAGTCGGCCAACCCTACGAGGTTCGCCTCGTTTCGTTCCGCGCGATGAAGGAGCCCGCGCACCTGGCGCTTCATCCTTTCGGCCAGATTCCGACCTACGAGGAAGGCGATCTCGCCCTGTTCGAGACAGGAGCGATCGTATTTCATATCGCCGAGGGTCATGCGGGCCTGCTGCCCGACGACGCCAATGCCCGGGCGCGCGCGGTCACATGGATGTTTGCCGCGCTCAACACCGTGGAGCCGGCGATCCTTGAACTCGCAACCGCCAGGCTTCTGGAGGGCGACAAGCCCTGGAGCAAGGAGCGCCTGCCCTTGGTCATGGATCGCGTCCGCGACCGGTTGAAGCAACTTTCCGCTCGCCTTGGCAGTGCCGACTGGCTCGATGGTGGGTTCAGCGCGGGCGACCTGATGATGGTGTCGGTGCTGCTCAGGTTGAAATCTTCGGGCATTCTGGACGAATATCCGAATCTGGCCGCCTATGTCGCCCGCGGCGAAGCGCGGCCCGCTTACAAGCGGGCTTTCGACGCTCAATTGGCGCTTTACAGCGGCAAGGCACCGACCGGCTGA
- a CDS encoding HAD-IA family hydrolase: MIEAVIWDFGGVLTTSPFEAFARFEAERGLPADIIRRTNAANHLENAWAKFERAEVDIEAFDKLFAVESLALGAEVRGRDVLPLLQGDLRPEMVEALKRVKASFKTGCITNNLPANAIGSTSGRSLYVADVMALFDHVIESAKIGLRKPDPRIYRMMTDALQVDPGACVYLDDLGVNLKPAREMGMTTIKVTSAAQALAELEAATGLALR; this comes from the coding sequence ATGATCGAGGCGGTGATCTGGGATTTTGGCGGCGTGCTGACGACCTCGCCGTTCGAGGCGTTCGCGCGCTTCGAGGCCGAACGCGGGCTGCCCGCCGACATCATCCGTCGCACCAACGCCGCCAACCACCTCGAAAATGCCTGGGCGAAGTTCGAGCGCGCCGAGGTCGATATCGAGGCCTTCGACAAATTGTTTGCCGTGGAGTCGCTCGCGCTCGGCGCGGAGGTGCGTGGCCGGGACGTCTTGCCGCTCTTGCAGGGCGACCTGCGGCCGGAGATGGTCGAGGCGCTGAAGCGGGTGAAAGCGAGCTTCAAGACCGGCTGCATCACCAACAATTTGCCGGCCAATGCGATCGGCAGCACGAGCGGTCGCTCGCTCTATGTCGCTGACGTGATGGCGCTGTTCGACCACGTCATCGAATCCGCCAAGATCGGGTTGCGCAAGCCCGATCCGCGCATCTACCGGATGATGACGGATGCGTTACAGGTCGATCCGGGAGCCTGCGTCTACCTCGACGATCTCGGCGTCAATTTGAAGCCCGCGCGCGAGATGGGCATGACCACGATCAAGGTGACGAGCGCCGCACAGGCCCTTGCGGAGCTCGAAGCCGCGACCGGGCTCGCGCTCCGATAG
- a CDS encoding NAD(P)/FAD-dependent oxidoreductase, which produces MNVTVRNASTPTTSEHFDVLIVGAGISGIGSAYHLTKQLPDIRFVILETQESFGGTWVTHRYPGIRSDSDLHTFGYSFKPWTGPPIATAAEILAYMGEVIEENDLARHIRYHHRIVSARWSSESNRWTIEATRLDTGETVILTANFFWMCQGYYRHTEGYTPEWPGMKDFAGRIVHPQTWPDDLVLKDKKVVVIGSGATAATLIPNIADDCAEVVMLQRSPTYFRTGRNAIELAEQLRQLQVNEEWIHEIVRRKILFEQDTFTRRCFAEPEKVKQELLGAIRAELGADYDIDTHFTPSYRPWRQRIAFVPDADLFRAIKSGRASVVTDEIERFTSGGILLKSGKQLDADIIVTATGFNLNVLGDIDFVIDGKPLDFADTVTYRGMMFTGIPNMAWVFGYFRASWTLRTDLVAEFVCRLLAHMKQTGAGRVEVALRPEDHNMPLLSWIDPDNFNPNYLMREMHRLPRRGDKAEWQHTQDYWAEKDEFPAIDLNDKAFVYG; this is translated from the coding sequence ATGAACGTCACCGTCCGCAACGCTTCCACCCCGACGACATCGGAACATTTCGACGTCCTGATCGTCGGCGCCGGCATTTCGGGCATCGGCAGCGCCTATCATCTGACGAAACAGCTTCCCGATATACGCTTCGTCATCCTGGAGACGCAGGAAAGCTTTGGCGGCACCTGGGTGACCCACCGCTATCCCGGCATCCGCTCCGACAGCGACCTGCATACCTTCGGCTACAGCTTCAAGCCCTGGACCGGTCCGCCGATCGCGACTGCGGCCGAGATCCTCGCCTATATGGGCGAGGTGATCGAGGAGAACGACCTCGCCAGGCACATCCGCTATCACCACCGCATTGTATCCGCGCGCTGGTCGAGCGAGAGCAATCGGTGGACCATCGAGGCGACCCGGCTCGACACCGGGGAGACGGTGATCCTCACCGCCAATTTCTTCTGGATGTGCCAGGGCTATTACCGCCACACGGAGGGCTATACGCCGGAATGGCCGGGCATGAAGGATTTTGCCGGCCGCATCGTCCATCCGCAGACCTGGCCCGACGATCTCGTCCTGAAGGACAAGAAGGTCGTGGTGATCGGCTCCGGCGCGACGGCGGCGACGCTGATCCCGAACATCGCCGACGACTGCGCCGAGGTCGTGATGCTGCAGCGCTCGCCGACCTATTTCAGGACCGGCCGCAATGCGATCGAGCTCGCCGAGCAGTTGCGCCAGCTTCAGGTCAACGAGGAATGGATCCACGAGATCGTGCGGCGCAAGATCCTGTTCGAGCAGGACACGTTCACGCGCCGCTGCTTCGCCGAGCCGGAGAAGGTCAAGCAGGAGCTGCTCGGCGCGATCCGCGCGGAGCTGGGCGCCGACTATGACATCGACACACATTTCACGCCGAGCTACCGCCCGTGGCGCCAGCGCATCGCCTTCGTGCCGGACGCCGACCTGTTTCGTGCCATCAAGAGCGGCAGGGCCTCCGTCGTCACCGACGAGATCGAGCGCTTCACGAGCGGCGGAATCCTGCTGAAGTCAGGCAAGCAGCTCGACGCCGACATCATCGTCACCGCCACCGGCTTCAATCTCAATGTGCTCGGCGACATCGATTTCGTGATCGACGGCAAGCCGCTCGATTTCGCCGACACCGTGACCTATCGCGGCATGATGTTCACGGGGATTCCGAACATGGCCTGGGTGTTCGGCTATTTCCGCGCAAGCTGGACGCTGCGCACCGACCTGGTCGCCGAATTCGTCTGCCGCCTGCTCGCCCACATGAAGCAGACCGGCGCCGGCCGCGTCGAGGTCGCGCTGCGACCGGAAGACCACAACATGCCACTGCTGTCCTGGATCGATCCGGACAATTTCAATCCGAATTATCTTATGCGCGAGATGCACCGCCTGCCTAGGCGCGGCGACAAGGCCGAGTGGCAGCACACCCAGGACTATTGGGCGGAGAAGGACGAATTCCCCGCGATCGACCTCAACGACAAGGCGTTCGTCTACGGGTGA
- a CDS encoding tripartite tricarboxylate transporter TctB family protein, whose protein sequence is MSSPEQVRPASNPGEEDLVTLRDDFLSALGWMALGIAILIGSVTMDRLANQDINPYTIPGLLPGLLGIAMTILGALLAARSWRAHLFAASGPPANRAEQKRIVLVLALCLAFGVGLVGHGLPFWLASAIFVAAAILSLQYQQRRASGERLTLRRIATAIAIGLGAGFAVTIVFQDIFLVRLP, encoded by the coding sequence ATGTCTTCGCCTGAACAGGTTCGGCCCGCTTCAAACCCGGGCGAGGAGGATCTCGTCACCCTGCGTGACGATTTCCTCTCCGCGCTCGGCTGGATGGCGCTCGGGATCGCGATCCTGATCGGCTCGGTGACGATGGACCGGCTCGCGAACCAGGACATCAATCCCTACACCATCCCCGGCCTGTTGCCGGGCCTGCTCGGCATCGCCATGACGATCCTCGGCGCGCTGCTGGCGGCGCGAAGCTGGCGCGCCCATCTGTTTGCCGCAAGCGGTCCGCCTGCCAATCGCGCCGAGCAGAAGCGCATCGTGCTGGTGCTTGCGCTTTGCCTCGCCTTCGGCGTCGGTCTCGTCGGGCATGGGCTGCCGTTCTGGCTCGCCTCGGCCATCTTCGTCGCCGCCGCCATTCTCTCGCTGCAATATCAGCAGCGCCGCGCCTCCGGCGAACGCCTGACGTTGCGCCGGATCGCCACCGCCATCGCGATCGGCCTCGGTGCCGGTTTCGCTGTCACCATCGTGTTCCAGGACATCTTCCTGGTTCGCCTGCCCTAA
- a CDS encoding sugar phosphate isomerase/epimerase family protein: protein MRIALCNEVIADMPLERQCDYAASLGYDGLEVAPFTLSDTPERITSVQAAKIRTTIESFGLAVTGLHWLLVKPEGLSLTDPDASVRARTIEVMTRLTGLCAELGGHVLVHGSPKQRQIAAGETHATALGRLRDALAQIALVAARTGVTYCIEPLSKRETELVNTVAEGAELVRSIDHPNLRTMIDCSAAGLAESESVAALIDRWLPTGLVAHIQVNDPNRRGPGQGEMQFAPILAALKRNRYAGTIAVEPFDYVPDGAGVAAFSVGYLRGLLDASA, encoded by the coding sequence ATGCGGATCGCGCTGTGCAACGAGGTGATCGCCGACATGCCGCTGGAGCGGCAATGCGACTACGCCGCCAGCCTCGGCTATGACGGGCTGGAGGTCGCGCCGTTCACCCTGAGCGACACGCCGGAGCGGATCACGTCCGTGCAGGCTGCGAAAATCCGCACCACCATCGAAAGCTTCGGGCTTGCCGTCACCGGGCTGCACTGGCTGCTGGTCAAGCCCGAAGGGCTGTCGCTGACCGATCCCGACGCAAGCGTCCGCGCCCGCACGATCGAGGTGATGACCCGCCTCACCGGCCTGTGCGCGGAACTGGGCGGCCACGTGCTCGTGCACGGCTCGCCGAAGCAGCGGCAGATCGCGGCCGGCGAGACGCATGCCACCGCACTCGGCCGCCTGCGGGACGCGCTGGCGCAGATCGCGCTCGTCGCGGCGCGCACCGGCGTCACCTACTGCATCGAGCCGCTGTCGAAGCGCGAGACGGAGCTGGTGAACACGGTCGCGGAAGGCGCCGAACTGGTGCGCTCGATCGATCATCCGAACCTGCGCACCATGATCGATTGCAGCGCCGCCGGCCTCGCCGAAAGCGAATCCGTCGCCGCGCTGATCGACCGCTGGCTGCCGACCGGCCTCGTCGCACATATCCAGGTCAACGACCCGAACCGGCGCGGTCCGGGCCAGGGCGAGATGCAGTTCGCTCCCATCCTCGCTGCGCTGAAGCGCAACCGCTATGCCGGGACGATCGCTGTCGAGCCGTTCGACTATGTGCCCGACGGCGCCGGTGTGGCCGCCTTCTCCGTCGGCTATCTGCGCGGCCTGCTCGACGCCTCGGCCTGA
- the mtnA gene encoding S-methyl-5-thioribose-1-phosphate isomerase, protein MKVDGKHFRTIWLAPDGVTVEAIDQRRLPHEFVIVSLNTVEEAAEAIRSMLVRGAPLIGAAAAYGMALAMRADASDAGIERACRMLLATRPTAVNLRWALDEMRRLLQPLPQPDRVAAAYARAREIADEDVAINKAIGRNGLALIEAAAARKRPGEAVNVLTHCNAGWLATVDWGTATAPIYTAHDRGIGVHVFVDETRPRNQGASLTAWELGHHGVPHTVIADNTGGHLMQQGMVDLVIVGTDRVAANGDVCNKIGTYLKALAAFDNKVPFYVALPSPTIDFSLSEGVGRVPIEQRGPEEVTHMTGRTADGRIETVRIVPEGSAVANYAFDVTPARLVSGLITERGVLTAARNALAAAFAERGAKAAE, encoded by the coding sequence ATGAAGGTCGACGGCAAGCATTTCCGCACAATCTGGCTGGCGCCTGACGGGGTCACCGTCGAGGCGATCGATCAGCGTCGGCTGCCGCATGAATTCGTCATCGTTTCGTTGAACACTGTGGAAGAGGCGGCGGAAGCGATCCGCTCGATGCTGGTGCGCGGCGCGCCGCTGATTGGGGCGGCCGCGGCCTATGGCATGGCGCTCGCGATGCGCGCCGATGCGTCCGACGCGGGAATCGAGCGCGCCTGCCGGATGCTGCTCGCGACGCGCCCGACCGCGGTCAACCTGCGCTGGGCGCTGGATGAGATGCGCCGCCTGTTGCAGCCATTGCCGCAGCCGGACCGCGTGGCCGCGGCCTATGCGCGGGCGCGCGAGATTGCCGATGAGGACGTCGCCATCAACAAGGCGATCGGTCGCAACGGGCTTGCCCTGATCGAGGCGGCCGCCGCGCGCAAGCGGCCGGGCGAGGCCGTCAACGTGCTGACCCACTGCAATGCCGGCTGGCTTGCCACCGTCGACTGGGGCACCGCCACGGCACCGATCTACACGGCACATGACCGTGGCATCGGCGTCCATGTTTTCGTGGACGAGACGCGGCCGCGCAACCAGGGCGCTTCGCTTACCGCCTGGGAACTCGGCCATCACGGCGTGCCGCATACGGTAATTGCGGACAACACCGGCGGGCATCTGATGCAGCAGGGCATGGTCGATCTCGTCATCGTCGGCACCGACCGCGTCGCCGCCAACGGCGATGTCTGCAACAAGATCGGCACCTATCTGAAGGCGCTCGCGGCGTTCGACAACAAGGTGCCGTTCTATGTCGCATTGCCGTCGCCGACGATCGATTTTTCGCTGAGTGAAGGCGTTGGCCGCGTCCCGATCGAGCAGCGCGGGCCCGAGGAGGTCACGCACATGACCGGCCGCACCGCGGACGGGCGGATCGAGACGGTGCGGATCGTGCCGGAAGGCTCAGCCGTCGCGAACTACGCCTTCGACGTCACGCCGGCGCGGCTCGTCTCCGGGCTGATCACCGAGCGCGGCGTGCTGACGGCAGCGCGTAATGCGCTGGCTGCCGCCTTTGCGGAGCGCGGCGCGAAGGCAGCCGAATAA
- a CDS encoding tripartite tricarboxylate transporter permease, translating to MLSGLSEFGQAYLSILNPYSLAYGLGGALLGIIVGCLPGLSATLCIALLTTMTIKMAPNDAILILICSYVGTLYGGSRTAILLNIPGTAANAASCADGHALALRGEAGRAIGIATSGAFSGTLFGVLCLAAFTPLLAEVSLSFGAYEFFWLALLGVAMSGSIVGNDPLKGWLMGTLGLFVAQIGQEGLYAFDRFTFGWNQLSGGIALIPALVGAFGFAEVLTTLADPVERKMVEMRDSVLPRFREVFQYWRTVLRSGVIGVLTGLMPGVGEDAGAWMSYAAAKTVSKERDQFGKGSIDGLMAAETGDMSSVPGHIIPALALGIPGSAPSAVLMAAMIIHGIQPGPMLMIEHPQFIYDVVAMTSLATVSILVFGLFLIRPLLLVLKIRRTVLMPIIFLLCTVGAFASASRLFDIYCMMAIGIGAFFLRRRGYQMAPFVLGLVLGGLLDKSLRRGLVLSDGSLVPFFTRPISIAFATVTILILLLYIPAFKAFVTNITGAVSRQIQRLTSRTA from the coding sequence ATGCTGTCGGGTCTTTCCGAATTCGGTCAAGCCTATCTCAGCATCCTGAATCCCTATTCGCTGGCCTATGGGCTCGGCGGGGCGCTGCTCGGCATCATCGTCGGCTGCCTGCCGGGACTGTCGGCGACGCTCTGCATCGCGCTGCTCACGACCATGACCATCAAGATGGCGCCGAACGACGCCATCCTGATCCTGATCTGCTCCTATGTCGGCACGCTCTATGGCGGTTCGCGCACCGCGATCCTGCTCAATATCCCCGGCACCGCGGCGAACGCCGCATCCTGCGCCGACGGTCACGCGCTGGCGCTGCGCGGCGAGGCCGGCCGCGCCATCGGGATTGCGACCTCGGGTGCCTTCAGCGGCACGCTGTTCGGCGTCTTGTGCCTTGCCGCCTTCACGCCGCTGCTTGCGGAGGTTTCGCTGTCGTTCGGCGCCTACGAATTCTTCTGGCTTGCGCTGCTGGGCGTCGCGATGTCCGGCAGCATCGTCGGCAACGATCCCCTGAAGGGCTGGCTGATGGGCACGCTCGGCCTGTTCGTGGCGCAGATCGGCCAGGAAGGGCTTTACGCCTTCGACCGCTTCACCTTCGGCTGGAATCAGCTCTCCGGCGGCATCGCGCTGATCCCGGCGCTGGTCGGGGCCTTCGGCTTCGCCGAGGTCCTGACCACGCTCGCCGATCCCGTCGAGCGCAAAATGGTCGAGATGCGCGATTCCGTGCTGCCACGGTTCCGCGAGGTTTTTCAATACTGGCGCACCGTGCTGCGCTCGGGCGTGATCGGCGTGCTGACCGGCCTGATGCCGGGCGTCGGCGAGGACGCCGGCGCCTGGATGTCCTATGCCGCCGCCAAGACCGTGAGCAAGGAGCGCGATCAGTTCGGCAAGGGATCGATCGACGGGCTGATGGCGGCGGAGACCGGCGATATGTCCTCGGTGCCCGGCCACATCATTCCGGCGCTGGCGCTCGGCATTCCCGGCTCGGCGCCATCGGCCGTGCTGATGGCTGCGATGATCATCCACGGCATCCAGCCGGGCCCGATGCTGATGATCGAGCATCCGCAGTTCATCTATGACGTGGTGGCGATGACCTCGCTTGCGACCGTCAGCATCCTGGTGTTCGGCCTGTTCCTGATCCGGCCCCTGCTGCTGGTGCTCAAGATCAGGCGCACCGTGCTGATGCCGATCATCTTCCTGCTCTGCACGGTCGGCGCGTTCGCCAGCGCCTCGCGCCTGTTCGACATCTACTGCATGATGGCGATCGGCATCGGCGCGTTCTTCCTGCGCCGGCGCGGCTACCAGATGGCGCCGTTCGTGCTGGGGCTCGTGCTCGGCGGGCTGCTCGACAAGAGCCTGCGCCGCGGGCTGGTGCTCTCCGACGGCAGCCTGGTGCCGTTCTTCACCCGCCCGATCAGCATCGCGTTCGCCACCGTGACCATCCTGATCCTGCTGCTCTATATCCCGGCGTTCAAGGCGTTCGTCACCAATATCACCGGCGCCGTCAGCCGGCAGATCCAGCGCCTGACCTCGCGGACGGCGTGA
- a CDS encoding trypsin-like serine protease has product MKRSLACLAAFAVLSAGPAHAIVGGAPAATDGIGGSVVTIVGSRGNFCSGALIAPTLVLTVAHCVQPGADYKIVEYDANRQPQLRDVKSVAIHPGFSMQTMLAHRATADVALLALKVPAKEKSAELGVPQLPIASGGKFTIAGIGVTVRGDGKSGGIVRSAPLVATGKPGTLQIRLVDPAGQGTREGLGACTGDSGAPVFEEQPSGAVIIGVVSWSTGPNGASGCGGMTGVTPLTLYRDWIVKIARQWGLAL; this is encoded by the coding sequence ATGAAACGGTCGCTTGCCTGTCTTGCCGCATTCGCGGTGCTGTCTGCCGGTCCTGCCCACGCCATCGTCGGCGGCGCGCCGGCCGCGACCGACGGGATCGGCGGCTCGGTCGTCACCATCGTCGGCTCGCGCGGCAATTTCTGCTCGGGCGCCTTGATCGCGCCGACCCTGGTGCTGACTGTCGCGCATTGCGTGCAGCCCGGCGCCGACTACAAGATCGTGGAATATGACGCCAACCGGCAGCCGCAATTGCGCGACGTCAAAAGCGTCGCCATCCATCCCGGCTTCAGCATGCAGACCATGCTCGCCCATCGCGCCACCGCCGACGTCGCGCTGCTCGCGCTGAAGGTGCCGGCAAAGGAGAAGAGCGCCGAGCTCGGCGTGCCGCAGCTGCCCATTGCGTCGGGCGGAAAATTCACCATCGCCGGCATCGGGGTCACCGTGCGTGGCGACGGCAAGAGCGGCGGGATTGTCCGCTCCGCACCCCTCGTTGCGACTGGCAAGCCAGGAACATTGCAGATCCGTCTGGTTGATCCCGCAGGCCAGGGAACGCGCGAGGGGTTAGGCGCCTGCACCGGCGATTCCGGGGCGCCGGTGTTCGAGGAACAGCCGTCGGGCGCTGTCATCATCGGTGTCGTGAGCTGGTCGACCGGCCCGAACGGCGCAAGCGGCTGCGGCGGGATGACCGGCGTCACGCCGCTCACGCTCTACCGCGACTGGATTGTCAAGATCGCGCGGCAGTGGGGCCTTGCGCTGTAG